In a genomic window of Halalkalicoccus sp. CG83:
- a CDS encoding DEAD/DEAH box helicase, with the protein MTEAGTATDPAVFERLGPAVRSALSERGFETPTAPQRAAIPPLAAGENALVIAPTGTGKTETAMLPVFDYIARSEDRFGISALYVTPLRALNRDMRERLDWWGETLGIDVDVRHGDTTDYQRQKQANDPPDVLVTTPETVQAMLTGSKLREALSDLEHVVVDEVHELASSKRGAQLAVALERLADLAGPFQRIGLSATVGDPEEVGAFLTGNRPCAVCEADAGSRLDLRVLTPKIEAGDERLASELVTEPEMASHVRAINEIVETNESTLIFVNTRQTAEALGSRFKAMDANVGVHHGSLSRDARVEVEDAFKAGELDGLLCTSSMELGIDVGRVDHVVQYASPREVARLLQRVGRAGHRSDQVSSGTVIATTPDDALEAMAIVERAERGDVEPARIHAGSLDTLANQIAGLVMGHGEISASKAYEICTRAAPFADTSRETFREVVRELSSNRILWLDEEADTLEKSGGTWQYVYANLSMIPDEATFEVHDVASGRQVGTLDERFVTTFVEPGATFIQRGEMWRIVEIDDEDEKVRVSPVEDPASEVPSWVGQEIPVPYAIAQGVGELRRIAASQFENGASREAVAREFTSRYPTDEHTASEALSPIERHVETGHPLPADDRLLVEFSRGTVVVDACLGHKVNETLGRLLSALIGQRTGSSVGLETDPYRIELTIPSGIAARDVVETFEGTDPDHVEALIELSLKNSDALKFRLAQVATKFGALKSWQRSKGGISMDRLLGALEDTPIYEEAVREVFHEDLDVPGAADVLERIQSSDLAVERVGERTPLGLSGRSSSTELLAPENADASVIETVRERIREDRVLLACLHCREWDRTQQVKRVPEQPECPSCGSTRIAALNPWAEEVVDAVRTDEKDGEEEKATQRAYRAASLVQSHGKQAVIALAARGVGPRNAALIINNHRESEDDFYRDVLEKEREYARTQAFWD; encoded by the coding sequence ATGACTGAGGCAGGGACCGCGACCGACCCTGCGGTCTTCGAGCGGCTGGGACCCGCGGTTCGATCGGCGCTCTCCGAGCGGGGGTTCGAGACGCCGACGGCACCCCAACGGGCCGCCATCCCGCCGCTCGCCGCGGGCGAGAACGCGCTCGTGATCGCCCCCACCGGGACTGGCAAGACCGAGACGGCGATGCTGCCGGTGTTCGATTACATCGCGCGATCCGAGGACCGGTTCGGCATCTCCGCGCTCTACGTCACCCCGCTGCGGGCGCTCAACCGCGACATGCGCGAGCGGCTGGACTGGTGGGGCGAGACGTTGGGGATCGACGTCGACGTCCGCCACGGCGACACCACGGACTACCAGCGACAGAAGCAGGCGAACGACCCGCCGGACGTGCTCGTGACCACTCCCGAGACGGTCCAGGCGATGCTCACCGGATCGAAGCTCAGGGAGGCGCTCTCGGACCTCGAACACGTCGTCGTCGACGAGGTCCACGAGCTCGCGAGCTCGAAACGCGGCGCCCAGCTCGCGGTGGCCCTCGAGCGCCTCGCTGATCTCGCCGGTCCGTTCCAGCGGATCGGCCTCTCCGCGACGGTGGGCGATCCGGAGGAGGTCGGCGCCTTTCTCACCGGCAACCGCCCGTGTGCCGTCTGCGAGGCCGACGCCGGCAGCCGACTCGATCTGCGCGTGCTCACCCCCAAGATCGAGGCTGGCGACGAGCGGTTGGCGAGCGAGCTCGTCACCGAGCCCGAGATGGCGAGCCACGTCCGGGCGATCAACGAGATCGTCGAGACGAACGAATCCACGCTGATCTTCGTCAACACGCGACAGACCGCGGAGGCGCTCGGCTCGCGGTTCAAGGCGATGGACGCGAACGTCGGCGTCCACCACGGCTCGCTCTCGCGTGACGCCCGCGTCGAGGTGGAGGACGCGTTCAAGGCCGGCGAGCTCGACGGGCTGCTCTGTACCTCCTCGATGGAGCTCGGTATCGACGTCGGCCGCGTGGATCACGTCGTCCAGTACGCGAGCCCACGCGAGGTCGCGCGCCTGCTCCAGCGGGTGGGCCGGGCGGGCCACCGGAGCGATCAGGTGTCGTCGGGAACGGTGATCGCCACCACCCCCGACGACGCGCTCGAGGCGATGGCGATCGTCGAGCGCGCCGAACGCGGCGACGTCGAGCCGGCCCGCATCCACGCGGGTAGCCTCGATACGCTCGCCAACCAGATCGCGGGGCTCGTGATGGGTCACGGCGAGATCTCGGCGTCGAAGGCCTACGAGATCTGTACGCGCGCCGCGCCCTTTGCCGACACCTCGCGCGAGACGTTCCGGGAGGTGGTCCGGGAGCTGAGTAGCAACAGGATCCTCTGGCTCGACGAGGAGGCCGACACGCTCGAGAAGTCGGGCGGGACGTGGCAGTACGTCTACGCCAATCTCTCGATGATCCCCGACGAGGCGACGTTCGAGGTCCACGACGTCGCGAGCGGCCGGCAGGTTGGGACGCTCGACGAGCGCTTCGTCACCACGTTCGTCGAGCCCGGCGCGACGTTCATCCAGCGTGGCGAGATGTGGCGGATCGTCGAGATCGACGACGAGGACGAGAAGGTGCGGGTGAGCCCCGTCGAGGACCCCGCGAGCGAGGTCCCCTCGTGGGTCGGCCAGGAGATCCCCGTCCCATACGCGATCGCACAGGGCGTCGGCGAGCTCCGGCGGATCGCGGCCTCGCAGTTCGAGAACGGCGCCTCTCGCGAGGCGGTCGCCCGCGAGTTCACCTCGCGTTACCCGACCGATGAGCACACCGCGAGCGAGGCGCTCTCGCCGATCGAGCGCCACGTCGAGACGGGCCACCCGCTTCCGGCGGACGACCGACTCCTCGTGGAGTTCTCCCGGGGGACCGTCGTCGTCGACGCGTGTCTCGGCCACAAGGTCAACGAGACGCTCGGGCGGCTGCTCTCGGCGCTGATCGGCCAGCGGACCGGATCGTCGGTCGGCCTCGAGACCGATCCCTACCGGATCGAGCTCACGATCCCCTCGGGCATCGCCGCTCGGGACGTCGTCGAGACGTTCGAGGGGACGGACCCCGACCACGTCGAGGCGCTGATCGAGCTCAGCCTGAAGAACTCGGATGCGCTCAAGTTCCGTCTTGCGCAGGTCGCGACGAAGTTCGGCGCGCTCAAGTCCTGGCAGCGCTCGAAAGGAGGGATCTCGATGGACCGGCTGCTGGGCGCGCTCGAGGACACCCCGATCTACGAGGAAGCGGTGAGAGAGGTGTTCCACGAGGACCTCGACGTGCCGGGCGCGGCGGACGTTCTCGAGCGGATCCAGTCGAGCGACCTCGCGGTCGAGCGCGTCGGCGAGCGAACGCCGCTCGGACTGAGCGGACGGTCCTCGAGTACCGAACTCTTGGCCCCCGAGAACGCCGACGCGAGCGTGATCGAGACCGTCAGGGAGCGCATTCGGGAGGACCGCGTCCTGCTCGCGTGTCTCCACTGTCGGGAGTGGGACCGTACCCAGCAGGTGAAACGCGTCCCCGAGCAGCCCGAGTGTCCCTCGTGTGGCTCGACGCGGATCGCCGCGCTCAACCCGTGGGCCGAGGAGGTCGTCGACGCCGTCCGAACCGACGAGAAGGACGGCGAGGAGGAGAAGGCCACTCAAAGAGCCTACCGGGCCGCGAGCCTCGTCCAGAGCCACGGCAAGCAGGCGGTGATCGCGCTCGCCGCCCGCGGCGTCGGCCCCCGGAACGCCGCGCTGATCATCAACAACCACCGCGAGAGCGAGGACGACTTCTACCGGGACGTCCTCGAGAAGGAGCGCGAGTACGCCAGAACGCAGGCGTTCTGGGACTGA
- a CDS encoding TrkH family potassium uptake protein, translating to MRTHVDHEACLSLVGTVLRYMSVPLFVPVAIALVYRESVLPFVATILVAFVLGTALERLDPEPDLGHREGFLFIGLTWLAVPLLGTLPYLIAGQGTVAHPVNALFESMSGFTTTGATVLGEISVEQHSRSLLMWRQLTQWLGGMGIVVLMVAILPELSVGGAQLVKNEAPGFGIDKLTPHIKETARALWTVYIGFTLLACLLYYGLHLAGLAPNMDLYNAVAHAFTTMPTGGFSPEARSIEAFSPAIQWAVMPFMIVAGTNFALLWYAFHGHPDRLFGNSEFRTYLGAIGVLGTLVAILLFVDVGLAEVPAEIDPIPGDAEHSARQALFQVIAIVTTTGYASMDFNTWSAPTQSILMFAMFLGGSAGSAAGSIKIIRWYVIGRSAGRELFTTVHPEAVRPIRMANEIIDEEAIRGIFILTLAFFAVFALSTVLIFLDGVRTGISLTTLEAMSVAMATLGNIGPGFGIVGPMDSYLPFSDTAKLYMVFLMWIGRLEILSVVVILTPSYWRS from the coding sequence ATGAGAACTCACGTCGACCACGAAGCCTGCCTGAGCCTCGTCGGAACCGTGCTCAGATACATGTCCGTCCCGTTGTTCGTTCCGGTCGCGATAGCGCTCGTCTATCGCGAGAGCGTCCTCCCGTTCGTCGCGACGATCCTCGTCGCGTTCGTCCTCGGTACCGCGCTCGAACGGCTCGATCCCGAACCGGACCTCGGCCACCGCGAGGGGTTCCTGTTCATCGGCCTGACGTGGCTCGCGGTCCCGCTTCTCGGCACCCTGCCCTATCTCATCGCGGGACAGGGAACGGTGGCCCACCCCGTGAACGCGCTGTTCGAGAGCATGAGTGGCTTCACTACCACCGGCGCGACGGTGCTCGGCGAGATCAGCGTCGAGCAGCACTCGCGCTCGCTGCTGATGTGGCGCCAGCTCACCCAGTGGCTCGGCGGCATGGGGATCGTCGTGCTCATGGTCGCCATCCTTCCCGAACTCTCCGTGGGCGGGGCACAGCTCGTCAAGAACGAAGCGCCCGGCTTCGGCATCGACAAACTCACGCCACACATCAAGGAGACCGCACGCGCACTCTGGACGGTCTACATCGGCTTCACCCTCCTCGCCTGCCTTCTCTACTACGGGCTCCATCTCGCCGGGCTGGCACCCAATATGGACCTCTACAACGCCGTCGCCCACGCGTTCACGACGATGCCGACCGGCGGGTTCTCGCCCGAGGCCAGGAGCATCGAGGCGTTCTCGCCCGCGATCCAGTGGGCGGTGATGCCGTTCATGATCGTCGCCGGCACCAACTTCGCCCTGCTCTGGTACGCGTTTCACGGCCATCCGGACCGGCTGTTCGGCAACTCCGAGTTCCGCACCTATCTCGGCGCGATCGGCGTCCTCGGCACGCTCGTCGCGATTCTCCTGTTCGTGGACGTCGGCCTCGCGGAGGTCCCCGCCGAGATCGACCCCATCCCGGGCGACGCCGAACACTCCGCTCGCCAGGCGCTGTTCCAGGTGATCGCCATCGTCACGACAACCGGGTACGCCAGCATGGACTTCAACACGTGGAGCGCACCGACGCAGTCGATCCTCATGTTCGCCATGTTCCTCGGGGGTTCGGCCGGATCCGCGGCCGGCTCGATAAAGATCATTCGGTGGTACGTGATCGGCCGGTCCGCCGGCCGAGAGCTGTTCACGACGGTCCATCCCGAGGCGGTGCGTCCGATCCGGATGGCCAACGAGATCATCGACGAGGAGGCGATCCGTGGCATCTTCATCCTCACGCTTGCGTTCTTCGCCGTCTTCGCCCTGTCGACGGTACTGATATTCCTCGACGGGGTTCGGACCGGAATCTCGCTGACGACGCTCGAGGCGATGAGCGTCGCCATGGCGACGCTCGGGAACATCGGACCCGGGTTCGGTATCGTCGGACCGATGGACAGCTACCTGCCGTTCTCCGACACGGCGAAGCTCTACATGGTGTTTCTCATGTGGATCGGTCGACTGGAGATCCTCTCGGTAGTGGTGATCCTCACGCCGTCGTACTGGCGGAGCTGA
- a CDS encoding metallophosphoesterase — MGRVDPIPDEPAAVADLGDERALVIADYHAGIEQALRYENGVEVSSRAERRREHVHRLLRRAKADRLVVLGDFMHSIGGPGGAERGEIEVLLESLSTPVTIVKGNHDGDVESVIEQARSPRTPGSIPEVTVTDGSGRRLGDVGFVHGHSWPDGEVLGARTVCMGHEHPRVRLTDEVGGSRVERAWLRGRLVRETFEGRTGVSWNDPELVVFPAFNDLVGGTWINADQEFLCPFLPDGLADGEAYLLDGTRLGSYVDI, encoded by the coding sequence ATGGGGCGCGTCGATCCGATCCCCGACGAGCCGGCGGCGGTCGCCGACCTCGGCGACGAGCGCGCGCTCGTGATCGCCGACTACCACGCCGGGATCGAGCAGGCGCTCAGATACGAGAACGGCGTCGAGGTCTCGAGCCGGGCGGAACGACGCCGCGAGCACGTCCATCGACTGCTCCGCCGAGCGAAGGCGGATCGCCTGGTCGTGCTCGGCGACTTCATGCACTCGATCGGCGGGCCCGGCGGCGCCGAGCGCGGCGAGATCGAGGTCCTTCTCGAGTCGCTTTCTACCCCCGTGACGATCGTAAAGGGCAACCACGACGGCGACGTCGAGTCGGTGATCGAGCAGGCACGCTCGCCCCGAACCCCGGGATCGATCCCCGAGGTGACGGTCACGGACGGGAGCGGTCGCCGGCTCGGCGACGTGGGGTTCGTCCACGGGCATAGCTGGCCCGATGGCGAGGTGCTCGGCGCGCGGACCGTCTGTATGGGCCACGAACACCCCCGCGTCCGGCTGACCGACGAGGTGGGCGGGAGTCGCGTCGAACGCGCCTGGCTGCGAGGCCGGCTCGTTCGCGAGACCTTCGAGGGCCGTACCGGCGTGTCGTGGAACGACCCCGAACTCGTCGTCTTCCCGGCGTTCAACGACCTCGTGGGCGGGACCTGGATCAACGCCGACCAGGAGTTCCTCTGTCCGTTCCTCCCCGACGGCCTCGCCGACGGCGAGGCGTACCTGCTCGACGGAACGAGACTCGGCTCCTACGTCGATATCTGA
- a CDS encoding Single-stranded DNA binding protein, giving the protein MSVEDRAEELASDLGVDKEEVRQDLENLVSYSVPMDEAVQSLRRKYGGGGGGGGEPESKEIGRITTEDSNVTVTARVLTAGKRSIRYQGQEQVITEGVLADGSGRIDYTAWEEFGLSPGDTITAGNAGVREWDDQPELNLGESTTLVFEDSSLEVPYDVGGEIALDEAEPGDRGLSVEARVIEVETRTIDGRDGETEILSGVLADESARLPFTDWEPRPEIEEGADLRFENVYVREFRGAPSINCSEFTTVSALDRPVEVTEDAPRAPIGEAIEGGGAFDVELVGTVVAVRDGSGLIQRCPECGRMVQKGQCRSHGEVDGEDDLRVKAILDDGTGTVTAILGTDLTREIYGGGIEAAREQAREAMDQEVVADSIRETLVGREYAIRGSLSIDDYGANLNATEFAAVSETPAERAEALLAEAGE; this is encoded by the coding sequence ATGAGCGTAGAGGACCGCGCCGAGGAGCTCGCCTCCGACCTCGGTGTCGACAAAGAGGAGGTCAGACAGGATCTCGAAAACCTCGTCTCCTACAGCGTGCCGATGGACGAGGCCGTCCAGAGTCTCCGCCGGAAGTACGGCGGAGGCGGCGGTGGTGGCGGCGAGCCCGAATCGAAGGAGATCGGCCGAATCACGACCGAGGACTCGAACGTGACCGTCACCGCGCGGGTGCTCACGGCCGGCAAGCGCTCGATCCGCTATCAGGGCCAGGAACAGGTCATCACGGAGGGCGTACTCGCCGATGGGAGCGGGCGGATCGACTACACCGCCTGGGAGGAGTTCGGCCTCTCGCCGGGCGATACGATCACCGCGGGCAACGCGGGCGTCCGCGAGTGGGACGACCAGCCTGAGCTCAACCTCGGCGAGAGCACCACGCTCGTCTTCGAGGACAGCTCGTTAGAAGTGCCCTACGACGTCGGCGGCGAGATCGCCCTCGACGAGGCCGAGCCCGGTGACCGCGGACTCAGCGTCGAGGCCCGCGTGATCGAGGTCGAGACTCGAACGATCGACGGCCGCGACGGCGAGACGGAGATACTCAGCGGCGTGCTCGCCGACGAGAGCGCGCGCCTACCCTTTACCGACTGGGAGCCCCGCCCCGAGATCGAGGAGGGCGCGGACCTCCGGTTCGAGAACGTCTACGTCCGGGAGTTCCGCGGCGCCCCCTCGATCAACTGTTCGGAGTTCACGACGGTCTCGGCGCTCGACCGACCGGTCGAGGTGACAGAGGACGCCCCCCGCGCGCCGATCGGCGAGGCGATCGAAGGCGGCGGCGCCTTCGACGTCGAACTCGTCGGGACGGTCGTCGCGGTGCGCGACGGCTCCGGACTGATCCAGCGCTGTCCCGAGTGCGGCCGAATGGTCCAGAAGGGCCAGTGTCGCAGCCACGGCGAGGTCGACGGCGAGGACGACCTCCGGGTGAAGGCGATCCTCGACGACGGCACCGGTACCGTCACGGCGATCCTGGGCACCGATCTCACCCGCGAGATCTACGGCGGCGGCATCGAGGCCGCGCGCGAACAGGCCCGTGAGGCGATGGACCAGGAGGTCGTCGCCGACTCGATCCGCGAGACACTCGTCGGACGGGAGTACGCCATCCGCGGCTCGCTCAGCATCGACGACTACGGCGCGAACCTCAACGCGACCGAGTTCGCGGCCGTCTCGGAGACGCCCGCCGAACGCGCCGAGGCGCTCCTCGCGGAGGCGGGCGAATGA
- a CDS encoding 2,5-diamino-6-(ribosylamino)-4(3H)-pyrimidinone 5'-phosphate reductase, whose amino-acid sequence MHVVVNAAISADGKLSTRRREQLTISGPADFDRVDELRAGNDAVMVGVGTVLADDPHLTLDDEERIAAREQRGESPHPARVVADSRARTPPDARIVDESATTYLLVSEAAPAERTETLAERGATVVVAGEERVDPLEALSALEARGIDRLMVEGGGELIFSLFEAGLVDELSTFVGPTVVGGREAPTLADGEGFIEGFPDLELATVERIDGGVLLRWRVR is encoded by the coding sequence ATGCACGTCGTCGTCAACGCCGCGATCAGCGCCGACGGGAAGCTCTCGACTCGCCGGCGCGAACAGCTCACGATCAGCGGCCCCGCCGACTTCGATCGGGTCGACGAGCTTCGAGCCGGGAACGACGCCGTGATGGTCGGCGTCGGCACCGTACTGGCGGACGACCCCCATCTCACGCTCGACGACGAGGAGCGGATCGCCGCTCGCGAACAGCGGGGCGAGTCGCCCCACCCCGCACGGGTGGTCGCCGACTCGCGGGCCCGGACGCCGCCCGACGCACGGATCGTCGACGAGAGCGCGACGACCTACCTGCTCGTGAGCGAGGCCGCCCCCGCCGAACGAACCGAGACGCTCGCGGAGCGGGGAGCGACGGTCGTCGTCGCGGGCGAGGAACGCGTCGACCCTCTCGAGGCGCTCTCCGCGCTCGAGGCCCGAGGGATCGACCGGTTGATGGTCGAGGGCGGTGGCGAACTGATCTTCTCGCTGTTCGAGGCCGGGCTGGTCGACGAGCTCTCGACGTTCGTCGGACCGACCGTCGTCGGCGGACGGGAGGCGCCGACGCTCGCGGACGGCGAGGGGTTCATCGAGGGATTTCCCGACCTCGAACTGGCGACCGTCGAGCGGATCGACGGGGGTGTGTTGCTTCGTTGGCGCGTCCGGTGA
- a CDS encoding competence/damage-inducible protein A, which translates to MEVAILTVGDEVLAGDTANTNATWLAGRLTEAGATVARILTVPDDRRLITETIRRWAETFDAVIVTGGLGGTHDDVTADAIADAFDRELVVDESVREDVIATVAAYRDENPDVMEAHDVEIDVDAWAALPAGSRALLNPEGLCPGCVLENVYAFPGVPDEMKALFERVAAEFDGDVLSATLYTPQPEGSMIDALAGVRDRFDVSVGSYPSTEERNRLKLTATDPDDLDRAVSWLRGRIEVVPRE; encoded by the coding sequence ATGGAAGTCGCCATTCTCACCGTCGGCGACGAGGTGCTCGCGGGCGATACGGCGAACACGAACGCGACGTGGCTCGCAGGCCGACTCACCGAGGCCGGCGCGACGGTCGCCCGCATCCTCACGGTGCCGGACGACCGCCGGCTCATCACGGAGACGATTCGCAGGTGGGCCGAGACCTTCGACGCAGTGATCGTGACGGGCGGGCTGGGCGGTACCCACGACGACGTCACCGCGGACGCCATCGCCGACGCGTTCGATCGGGAGCTCGTCGTGGACGAGAGCGTCCGCGAGGACGTGATCGCGACCGTCGCCGCGTACCGGGACGAGAACCCCGACGTGATGGAGGCCCACGACGTGGAGATCGACGTCGACGCGTGGGCAGCGTTGCCGGCGGGGAGCCGAGCGCTGCTCAACCCGGAGGGACTCTGCCCGGGGTGCGTCCTCGAGAACGTCTACGCGTTTCCGGGGGTGCCTGACGAGATGAAGGCGCTGTTCGAACGGGTCGCCGCGGAGTTCGACGGCGACGTACTCTCGGCGACGCTCTATACCCCCCAGCCGGAGGGGTCGATGATCGACGCGCTCGCGGGCGTCCGGGATCGGTTCGACGTGTCGGTCGGGAGCTACCCCTCGACGGAGGAGCGAAACCGGCTGAAGCTGACCGCCACCGATCCCGACGACCTCGATCGGGCAGTCTCCTGGTTGCGCGGACGAATCGAGGTCGTCCCCCGGGAGTAG
- a CDS encoding M14 family metallopeptidase, translating to MTVRGPGEPEVVVIGGVHGDERSGIRAVRRLREAELDLQRSVAFVLANPAAIEAGERYLDSDLNRVFPGDPDGDREERIAARLCEFVEGRTTLSLHATEAEPTPFALIHSSQPREFDLAARLPVPHVVDHWGVNEQTITTCGFSVEIELASEDSEEAAAAAEHQARAFLKRVDALPNEPPDADPDFFHMYEPVPKPSGTCYELYVENFERVPAGATYANVDGEDLIADEPFWPIMMSEHGSEDVFGYKGRKIGESLEEVKETWLDEDRRRETPG from the coding sequence GTGACCGTTCGGGGCCCAGGGGAGCCCGAGGTCGTAGTTATCGGCGGCGTCCACGGCGACGAGCGAAGTGGCATCCGTGCGGTACGCCGCCTGCGTGAGGCCGAGTTGGACCTTCAGCGAAGTGTCGCGTTCGTGCTCGCCAATCCGGCCGCGATCGAGGCCGGCGAACGCTACCTCGACTCGGATCTCAACCGCGTGTTTCCCGGCGATCCGGACGGTGATCGAGAAGAACGGATCGCCGCCCGCCTCTGCGAGTTCGTCGAGGGCCGGACGACGCTCTCACTGCACGCTACCGAGGCCGAGCCCACGCCGTTCGCGCTCATACACAGCTCCCAACCCCGAGAGTTCGACCTGGCCGCACGGCTGCCCGTGCCACACGTCGTCGATCACTGGGGGGTGAACGAGCAGACGATCACTACCTGTGGCTTTAGCGTCGAGATCGAGCTCGCTTCGGAGGACTCCGAGGAAGCGGCTGCGGCCGCTGAACACCAGGCCCGTGCGTTCCTCAAGCGAGTGGACGCGCTCCCCAACGAGCCACCCGACGCCGATCCGGACTTCTTCCATATGTACGAGCCCGTTCCGAAGCCTTCTGGAACGTGCTACGAGTTATACGTTGAGAACTTCGAGCGTGTTCCCGCGGGGGCTACCTACGCGAACGTCGACGGGGAAGATCTGATCGCCGACGAGCCGTTCTGGCCGATAATGATGTCCGAGCACGGCTCAGAAGACGTCTTCGGCTACAAGGGACGCAAGATCGGCGAATCGCTCGAGGAGGTAAAAGAGACGTGGCTCGACGAGGATCGAAGACGGGAGACCCCTGGGTAG